In Corylus avellana chromosome ca2, CavTom2PMs-1.0, the following proteins share a genomic window:
- the LOC132171906 gene encoding probable beta-D-xylosidase 2 has protein sequence MPHLHLYVYIYTALIHHHLAQTQLHIYILFLLASTTMPSSSLFAVFLLLLLLWGVSRHPSEAREPFACDPKDATTRNLPFCRVSLPIPERVRDLIGRLTLQEKVRLLVNNAAAVPRLRIKGYEWWSEALHGVSNVGPGTKFGEDFPGATSFPQVITTAASFNASLWEAIGRVVSDEARAMYNGGKAGLTYWSPNVNVFRDPRWGRGQETPGEDPVVVGTYAASYVRGLQGNDGNKLKVAACCKHFTAYDLDNWNGVDRFHFNAKVSKQDIEDTFDVPFKMCVKEGKVASVMCSYNQVNGVPTCADPNLLRKTVRGVWKLDGYIVSDCDSVGVYYDQQHYTSTAEEAAADAIKAGLDLDCGPFLAVHTEDAVKRGLLKETDINGALVNTLNVQMRLGMFDGEPSAHPFGNLGPKDVCTPAHQELAFEAAKQGIVLLKNRGPSLPLSARRHLTVAVIGPNSNVTDTMIGNYAGVACGYTSPLQGIGRYAKTIHQQGCANVACAKDQLFGAAVDAARNADATVLVVGLDQSVEAEFRDRAGLLLPGRQQELVSKVAAASKGPTILVLMSGGPIDVAFAHNDPRISAIVWAGYPGQAGGAAIADILFGTSNPGGKLPMTWYPQEYLKNLPMTAMAMRPSKSNGYPGRSYRFYRGPVVYPFGHGMSYTKFVHTIARAPAVVAIPLDGRHARGNTTLSGKAIRVTHAKCNKISLGIDLQVKNTGSMDGSHTVLIFSSPPAGHWAPHKQLVAFDKIHVPARAHQRLRINIHVCKFLSVVDRSGIRRIPLGQHNLHIGAIKHSVSLQAATLGVIKS, from the exons ATGCCTCACCTTCacctatatgtatatatatatacagcacTGATCCACCACCATCTTGCACAAACACaattacacatatatatattatttctcttgGCTTCAACCACCATGCCCTCCTCATCCCTCTTCGCcgtcttcctcctcctcctcctcctctggGGCGTTTCTCGGCACCCCAGTGAGGCCCGCGAGCCATTTGCTTGCGACCCAAAAGACGCAACGACGAGGAACTTGCCGTTTTGTCGGGTTTCACTGCCAATACCGGAGAGAGTGAGGGACCTTATCGGAAGGTTGACGCTGCAAGAGAAGGTTCGCCTGCTGGTGAACAATGCGGCGGCGGTGCCGCGCCTGAGGATCAAAGGGTACGAGTGGTGGTCGGAGGCTCTTCATGGGGTCTCGAATGTGGGTCCCGGAACGAAGTTTGGTGAGGACTTCCCTGGCGCCACTAGCTTCCCTCAGGTTATCACCACCGCTGCTTCTTTCAATGCATCCTTGTGGGAAGCAATCGGACGG GTTGTGTCAGACGAGGCAAGAGCGATGTACAATGGGGGAAAGGCGGGGCTCACATATTGGAGCCCCAACGTCAACGTTTTCAGAGACCCGAGGTGGGGACGTGGACAGGAGACTCCTGGTGAAGACCCCGTGGTAGTCGGTACATATGCTGCCAGCTACGTGAGAGGTCTACAGGGAAATGACGGTAACAAGTTGAAGGTTGCGGCCTGTTGCAAGCACTTCACGGCTTATGACCTGGACAATTGGAATGGGGTTGATAGGTTTCATTTCAACGCCAAG GTTAGCAAACAGGACATTGAGGATACTTTCGATGTTCCATTCAAAATGTGTGTGAAGGAGGGCAAGGTGGCCAGTGTCATGTGCTCCTACAATCAAGTCAATGGTGTGCCCACCTGTGCTGACCCTAATCTCCTGCGTAAAACAGTACGTGGGGTTTGGAAACTTGATGG GTACATTGTCTCAGATTGTGATTCAGTCGGGGTTTACTATGATCAGCAACATTATACATCAACAGCAGAAGAAGCAGCTGCTGATGCCATCAAAGCAG GATTGGATTTGGACTGTGGGCCTTTCCTAGCCGTACACACGGAGGACGCAGTAAAAAGAGGGCTGTTGAAGGAGACGGACATCAATGGCGCTTTGGTCAACACACTCAATGTCCAAATGAGGCTGGGGATGTTTGACGGAGAGCCGTCGGCGCACCCTTTTGGAAACCTTGGCCCGAAAGATGTGTGCACCCCAGCTCACCAAGAGCTCGCCTTTGAAGCCGCCAAGCAAGGCATTGTTCTTCTCAAGAACCGCGGCCCTTCACTGCCTCTGTCCGCTCGCCGTCACCTTACCGTCGCTGTCATTGGGCCTAATTCCAATGTCACTGACACCATGATCGGAAACTATGCTG GTGTTGCATGTGGATACACAAGTCCCCTACAAGGAATTGGGAGATATGCGAAGACAATTCACCAACAGGGGTGCGCCAACGTAGCTTGTGCCAAAGACCAGCTCTTCGGCGCGGCGGTTGATGCTGCCCGTAACGCAGATGCGACGGTTTTAGTGGTGGGGCTTGACCAATCTGTTGAGGCAGAGTTCAGGGACAGGGCCGGGCTCCTTTTACCAGGGCGCCAGCAAGAGCTCGTGTCTAAGGTGGCGGCAGCCTCCAAGGGTCCAACCATCTTGGTCTTGATGTCTGGCGGCCCCATTGATGTGGCTTTTGCCCATAATGATCCACGCATTTCTGCTATCGTATGGGCCGGTTACCCTGGCCAGGCTGGGGGAGCTGCCATTGCGGATATCTTGTTTGGAACATCCAACCCAG GGGGCAAGTTACCTATGACATGGTACCCACAAGAGTACCTTAAAAATTTGCCTATGACAGCCATGGCAATGAGACCAAGCAAATCAAACGGCTACCCTGGAAGAAGCTACAGATTCTACAGAGGTCCAGTGGTGTATCCATTTGGGCACGGGATGAGCTACACCAAGTTTGTTCACACCATAGCCAGAGCTCCCGCCGTGGTAGCCATCCCTCTCGACGGCCGCCATGCTCGCGGAAACACAACCCTTTCCGGCAAGGCAATCAGGGTCACACACGCAAAATGTAACAAAATCTCTCTGGGTATCGATCTGCAAGTCAAAAACACAGGCTCCATGGATGGCTCCCACACTGTGCTGATATTTTCCTCGCCGCCGGCCGGCCATTGGGCTCCGCACAAACAACTGGTCGCCTTCGATAAAATTCACGTCCCTGCCAGGGCTCATCAGCGACTCCGAATCAATATCCACGTGTGCAAGTTCCTCAGCGTCGTGGACAGGTCTGGTATTCGCAGAATTCCGTTGGGTCAACACAATCTTCATATTGGTGCTATCAAGCACTCTGTTTCTCTTCAAGCGGCAACACTTGGAGTGATCAAATCTTAA